CTAGATTCATAAACCATTTATCTTTGGTTATTTCTAAACCCGCATCAACAAATCCGTTATATAATCCGTCAACAAAAAAATGTGACGAAACGTGAGGTAAAAAATAATCTATTTCGTTTGGAGTAATTTGGTGCTTTTCCATGGCAATTGCCATGCTTTCTACTCCTTTTTTTAAGATATGAGCATCTAAAATTTTCACATCTTGTTTGATAGAAAAAATAGATTGTTCCAACCATTCGTTAGGTTGGTAATCGCTCCAAGGTTTAATAGATCCGTCTTCAAGCTTGTCACCTCCTGCGTACATACGCAAGCTTCTAGTTCGTACGCGTACGAAAAAGATTCCATCCAATTAATTTCTAAGTTTAGCGCTCCGGTTGGTTGTGATTCTAACAACACAGCACCGGCACCATCAGACAGCATCCAACGTAAAAAATCTTTTTTAAAGGCAATTATAGGTTGCTCTTCAATGTTTTTCAGGTTTTCAATTTCTGCTTCAAACTTTCCGGCTTGCATCCAAGGAGAAACACGTTCTGAGCCGGTACAAACTGCATTTCTGGCCATATCTGACTTAACAGCCATATATCCGTATTTTAACGCATTCATTCCAGACACACAAACACCAGATGAAGAATTTATTTCCATGCTTTTACCGCCTAAAACACCATGAACCATTGCTGCGTGCGACGGTAAAAGTTGATCTGGCGTTGAAGTTCCGCACGAAAGCACATCGATATCGGTAACGGCAAAGGAATTTGAAAATAAATTTTTAATAGCAAGTGCTGTTAAATCAGCATTGGTATGCGTAGGTTTACCTGCTGCATCTAATGCATAATAACGAGTTGTTATTTTATTGTTTCGTAAAATTAATCTACGGGCTTTAGAATTTGTATCGTTAATTTTACCTAAAATATCTTCCATTTCATCATTAGAAATAGGTTTGTTAGGTAAGCATTTAGCAATATTAGTGATGTAAACTTTATTCATTATTTTAGTTGAATTCCTTGATAGTATTTTTTCTGTTTTTTAATTTTCCAGTATTGTAAAGGTAATGTAATTGTATGTATTAAATGTACAATAGGCGATAAAAACCAAATGGCGATAAACAAGTAATAGTAAAATAACTTTAACAAGAATTTACGCTTTTTTGGAAATTTTAAAACGAGGTTTGACCAAGCTTTAAACATTTTATTTGCTTTTTGGTCCATAGATACCAAAAAGTGACGCACCTCAACCGCACCGTTTGCAACCAACTCGGTTTGTAAGGATTCGTAATTATTTTGGTTTAGGTGTTTTAAAATTATTGTTCCGAACTTTGTACTTGCTTGCATTTCTTGTTCTGAAATACCTGGCAAAGGTAAAAAGCCCCAAACTTTACGTTTTATGCCTGTAAACATCCAATCTACAATAGTAATTACGCTAACTAAATTAATATTACGATCAACCATAGCAATATTACCTACAAGGTTTGCTTGGTTTTGCTGTAAAAGTACTTTTACTTTTTCTTGAGCTTTTACCCACATGTTGCGGCTACCGCTTAATGTAATTACGGGCATATTTTGCAATAACGTTTTTGCGTATTCGCTTTTTAAAAAGGAGTTAATTGGAATTGAGGGCGACAAATACCAAACTTGATAGGCAAGAATAACTAAATCAAACTTTTGATTAAACAACGTGCTAGGTGGTGCTTTTATTGTTGCCGGTATTTGTTTAAACGTTTCTGGAAAGGCATCAAAAAATTGAGATGCAGGCCAAGGAAACGGAAAAGGTTTTTCCATTTCTATGTTATAATACGTAATCGCAACGTTGGCATCTTTTTGCAAATTGGCTACCACGTGTTGCGCCGCAGTTAACAATTGCCCAGATTGCGTATAGTAAATAACGAGTACGTTTTTCATAAAAAAAGCTTATTTAATGGCATTACTAATTGTTTGCTAAAATACTTAAAAATGTAAAAGGTTTATTTTATTCTATAAAATTTGTTGTTGCATATAAAAACAAAACGCTCTTAAATTAAGTTTAAGAGCGTTTGCTATTGTAATTTATAACAAGCTATTTTATTTATTTTGCCACTTGAAATTGAGCTTTGCTGATTGTTGTTTTACCATACATATCAGTAGCTTTTACCTCAACGGTATGCTTACCTGCGCTTAAGTTTTTAGGAATGTTTGTTCTCCATAAGTGAGAAGATAACATAGCCTGAGACGGGCGTCTTTCTTTAATTCCGTTTGTAGCTAAATCCCATTGGTAATATTGGCTTAAATAAGCCGGATCTGGCTCTTCAACAAACGTCATGTTTTTCCATTCGCCGTTATCAATGCGGTATTGTACATCATCTCCTTTTTTACCCATAAAAAAGTTAGCGTAAATAAAATGACGATTTCTAGGGTTAGAAAATTCTGCCGTTTTTGGTGTAAAAATATTGATTTGATATTCTGGGTTTTCACCAGCAACTTTATAATCTACTTTATATTGGTTGCCATCAAAATGCATTAATGCGTAACCTTTTGGAGTTCCGTCGCGCATGGTAGATGCTGGAACGCCTTGTTTGTTTGTTAAGCCCGAATACCAATCGCCTGATGTTGTACCTACGTTATATTCGTGATGGGGTTTATCTTGTTTCCAACCTTGTTCTTTATCGTAAAACAATTGTTGTTGAATGTGCGTGTGCGCAGATAATGAAACGGTGTTTGGAAAATCTTTTAAAAGCTCGAATAAGCGGTTTCTGTCTTCCACTCTAAACCATTCGCTATCGTTATCCATTAACGGAATGTGGAAAGCTAAAACTACTAAATTATCTTTCGGTACAAATTTTAAATCGTTTTCTATAAACTGAAATTGATCTTCACGGAAACCTGCCCAATAACCTTTTCCATCTCTTGGATCTGGGTACAAAATATCGTCTAATACAATAAAGTGCACTTTACCGTAATTGAATGAGTAGTTTGCTGGACCAAAGTTTGCTTCGTACGTTTCGTCAGAATGCTCATCAATTGTAGCATCATAATCCATATCGTGGTTTCCGATTACGTTGTACCACGGTAAGTTTATTTGTTGAATGGCTTTTTTATATTCTGGGTGTAAAACTAAATCATCACCAACTAAATCGCCTAAGCTGATTCCGAAAATGGCTTGATTGGCATCAACATCTTTTATTATTCCGTCAATAAAAAACTGAACTTCTTCTTGCGTGTAGGTTTGTGGATCACCGAAAACGAATGATGTAAATTGTTCTGATTCTTCTGCTGGATATAAACCAAAATTGATTTTTTTAGGTAATTTACCTGTTGGTTTTACACCACCGTATTTTAGCTTTGGCGAACCGTTTGGTTTATTGGTATAATAAAATTTAGGTAAATTGTACTGATCTAAAGGTATTTGGTACCCTGAAGGTTTAATTACAAATAAGGTTGCATCTTCTGGCACAAAAATAGAATAGTTTCCGTTTTTGTCGGTACTAACCACTTCGGTTCCGTTACTAATTTGTACGTTGGCAATGCCTTTTTCTTTGCCATCTTTTTTTCCGTTTTTGTTAAGATCTGCATACACCGTTCCTGAAACTTTATGCTGAGCAAAAGTCATAGAAACAGAACCTAACATTGTTGCGAGTAGTAATGTTTTAATGTTCATTTTTTGTAATAATTTAATTGCTACAAACTTCGGAAGGGAACATTACTATATAAGAAATTGATTGTTAATAAAAAATCAACAAAATCTTAACTTCTTAACATTTAAGTAATTTATAGTTAATTATTCATTAATTGTTTCGTAATGATAATTTTTCACTTGTTCGCGCATAATGCGGGTACTTTGTTGCATACAAAAAATTATTATTACTACTATGAAAAACAAGTATTATGAACTTTTTAAACTAACTCAGGTAGTTGCTTTATCTACTTTAGTTTTTTATCCAGGCATAGTGCATGCTAAGCCAATACCGGCTCCGCAATTTAAATTAGTAAATAACGGAACTAAGGTAAACGGAAAAGTTACTAACGAGGCAGGCGAACCTATTGAAGGTGTTATGGTTTTTGTTAAAAACACCAATGTTTGGGTTGAAACCGACAAAAATGGTGCTTTTACAATTGATTATCCTTTTACAACTGCGACGATTTTAACGTTTAGTGCTATTGGATACACAGAGGTAGAATATACCTACAAAAACGAAAATAACATTAAAATTCGTTTACAACATTTTGACGAACAGTTAGATGAGGTAGTAATTACTGCTCTTGGTATTAAACGTGAGGAAAAACAATTAGGTTACGCTCAGCAAAAAATTGAAGGTGACGAATTTACAACGGCACGTTCTAACAACTGGGTTGATAACATGAAAGGTAAAGTTGCAGGTATGAGCTTTACATCGGCAAGTTCTGGACCTATGAATTCTACACAAGTAGTTTTACGTGGTAACCGTTCTATTAATGCCAACAACAACGGTGCTT
This genomic window from Flavobacterium agricola contains:
- a CDS encoding NADPH-dependent FMN reductase family protein translates to MKNVLVIYYTQSGQLLTAAQHVVANLQKDANVAITYYNIEMEKPFPFPWPASQFFDAFPETFKQIPATIKAPPSTLFNQKFDLVILAYQVWYLSPSIPINSFLKSEYAKTLLQNMPVITLSGSRNMWVKAQEKVKVLLQQNQANLVGNIAMVDRNINLVSVITIVDWMFTGIKRKVWGFLPLPGISEQEMQASTKFGTIILKHLNQNNYESLQTELVANGAVEVRHFLVSMDQKANKMFKAWSNLVLKFPKKRKFLLKLFYYYLFIAIWFLSPIVHLIHTITLPLQYWKIKKQKKYYQGIQLK
- a CDS encoding calcineurin-like phosphoesterase C-terminal domain-containing protein, which encodes MNIKTLLLATMLGSVSMTFAQHKVSGTVYADLNKNGKKDGKEKGIANVQISNGTEVVSTDKNGNYSIFVPEDATLFVIKPSGYQIPLDQYNLPKFYYTNKPNGSPKLKYGGVKPTGKLPKKINFGLYPAEESEQFTSFVFGDPQTYTQEEVQFFIDGIIKDVDANQAIFGISLGDLVGDDLVLHPEYKKAIQQINLPWYNVIGNHDMDYDATIDEHSDETYEANFGPANYSFNYGKVHFIVLDDILYPDPRDGKGYWAGFREDQFQFIENDLKFVPKDNLVVLAFHIPLMDNDSEWFRVEDRNRLFELLKDFPNTVSLSAHTHIQQQLFYDKEQGWKQDKPHHEYNVGTTSGDWYSGLTNKQGVPASTMRDGTPKGYALMHFDGNQYKVDYKVAGENPEYQINIFTPKTAEFSNPRNRHFIYANFFMGKKGDDVQYRIDNGEWKNMTFVEEPDPAYLSQYYQWDLATNGIKERRPSQAMLSSHLWRTNIPKNLSAGKHTVEVKATDMYGKTTISKAQFQVAK